The following coding sequences are from one Triticum aestivum cultivar Chinese Spring chromosome 5A, IWGSC CS RefSeq v2.1, whole genome shotgun sequence window:
- the LOC123105521 gene encoding signal peptidase complex catalytic subunit SEC11A gives MGFIGDQVEAIRSMQVRQVLAQIISLGMIVTSALIIWKGLMVATGSESPVVVVLSGSMEPGFKRGDILFLRMSKEPIRTGEIVVFNVDGREIPIVHRVIKVHERQESAEVDILTKGDNNFGDDRLLYAHGQLWLQQHHIMGRAVGYLPYVGWVTIVMTEKPIIKYLLIGALGLLVITSKD, from the exons ATGGGGTTCATCGGCGACCAGGTGGAGGCGATCCGCTCGATGCAGGTCCGCCAGGTGCTCGCGCAGATCATCAGCCTCG GTATGATTGTTACGTCGGCATTGATCATATGGAAGGGGTTGATGGTTGCGACTGGGAGTGAGTCCCCGGTGGTCGTAGTTCTTTCTGGTAGCATGGAGCCTGGCTTCAAAAGG GGTGATATCCTGTTTTTGCGCATGAGTAAAGAACCCATCCGTACTGGAGAAATAGTTGTTTTTAATGTTGAT GGCCGTGAAATTCCAATTGTTCACCGTGTGATTAAG GTTCATGAACGCCAGGAAAGTGCTGAAGTTGACATCCTCACAAAAG GTGACAACAATTTTGGGGATGACCGACTGCTGTACGCGCACGGTCAGCTGTGGCTTCAGCAGCACCACATCATGGGGCGGGCTGTAGG CTATCTTCCATACGTTGGGTGGGTTACCATTGTGATGACTGAGAAGCCGATCATCAAG TACCTTCTGATTGGCGCACTGGGCCTGCTGGTGATAACGTCGAAAGACTGA
- the LOC123101681 gene encoding uncharacterized protein, with product GPTHFPPQSHRWRAARRPSPATNPAAGTALRRARRRRARVGRRSRARALARAGKPGACSHRWRAACRASPGRNRRAGASTPASLSVEADGGRSSPSSVERESVSANEHASLRPFVVEAMDAIHEMEDTYKNSAAIAGNTATMLEAFSKAALSTSAAHLVQIASQVAGIADDSIASKVKLVKAARRLSRIEASGKAHVVRELILESAALAREAENVGNEILRCSAIDLGNAGRSFLQLAALHNMDGLVEEQADQDNEEVPEQPTTWISSWWSKRKRMRDIESLKAPLLNPAASMVRDNTSTTVPQGQGRLCDKWLGMQTCALAMSLSLLPYMGRDGLFKDKTIFSSNYLWRVDLLFKLWWGLVALGVPCSLYGRGCMAQQYARVSGHLAILGLTFLVGMFSHWILEIEAIEATILLKSFLGLTAAGFICLFIACCAAGDL from the exons ggCCCCACCCATTTCCCTCCCCAATCCCACCGGTGGCGGGCCGCCCGCCGCCCCTCTCCGGCGACGAATCCGGCGGCGGGTACTGCTCTCCGTCGAGCCAGGCGGAGGAGAGCGAGGGTCGGCCGACGCTCGCGCGCTCGCGCGCTCGCGCGCGCGGGGAAGCCGGGCGCCTGCTCCCACCGCTGGCGGGCTGCCTGCCGCGCCTCCCCGGGGAGGAATCGACGGGCGGGCGCGTCGACTCCGGCCAGCCTCTCCGTCGAGGCGGACGGCGGAAGAAGCAG CCCGAGCAGCGTGGAGCGGGAATCGGTGTCAGCAAACGAGCACGCTTCTCTCAGGCCGTTCGTCGTAGAG GCAATGGACGCGATACACGAGATGGAGGACACCTACAAAAATTCTGCAGCCATTGCTGGGAACACCGCGACAATGTTAGAAGCTTTCTCAAAGGCAGCCCTTTCAACTAGCGCTGCTCACTTGGTGCAGATCGCGAGTCAAGTCGCAGGGATAGCTGATGATTCGATTGCTAGTAAGGTCAAGCTCGTCAAAGCTGCTCGTCGACTATCTCGAATAGAAGCTTCTGGAAAGGCTCATGTCGTACGCGAGCTTATACTTGAGTCCGCCGCACTCGCACGAGAAGCTGAAAATGTAGGAAACGAGATCCTCAGGTGCAGTGCCATTGACTTGGGAAACGCTGGGCGTTCTTTCCTACAACTCGCTGCTTTGCACAACATGGATGGACTGGTGGAAGAGCAAGCCGACCAAGATAATGAGGAAGTCCCAGAGCAACCGACAACCTGGATCTCTTCATGGTGGTCCAAAAGGAAAAGAATGAGAGATATTGAATCTTTGAAGGCTCCTTTGCTAAATCCAGCTGCCTCAATGGTCAGGGACAATACCTCTACCACCGTTCCACAG GGCCAGGGGAGGCTATGTGACAAGTGGCTAGGCATGCAGACATGCGCCCTTGCAATGTCTCTCAGTTTGCTCCCCTACATGGGAAGAGATGGCCTTTTTAAGGATAAAACAATTTTCTCAAGTAATTATCTGTGGCGGGTGGATTTGCTATTCAAGTTGTGGTGGGGCTTGGTAGCTCTTGGCGTGCCTTGCAGTTTGTATGGTCGCGGTTGTATGGCGCAGCAGTATGCCCGTGTGTCCGGCCACTTGGCAATACTTG GCCTGACTTTTCTTGTTGGCATGTTCTCTCATTGGATACTGGAGATTGAGGCGATTGAGGCGACAATACTGTTGAAATCT